A single region of the Bacteroidetes Order II. bacterium genome encodes:
- a CDS encoding aldehyde dehydrogenase family protein produces MVSPFNLLPTMNIQDILRTLQLSGQNPCVLTGRNVYSAESGPYKTIFSPIDGTELGAVQMADDAGYERAIQAAQAAFDVWRKVPAPKRGEIVRQIGDALRTKKEALGALVTLEMGKIYQEGLGEVQEMIDICDFAVGLSRQLYGLTMHSERPDHRMYEQWHPLGTVGIISAFNFPVAVWSWNAMIAAVCGNVSIWKPSEKTPLTAIACMNIIHDVLKENDLPEGVFSVVVGDAQIGQKMASDVRIPLVSATGSTRMGKAVAETVARRLGRSLLELGGNNAIIISEHADLNLAIPATLFGAVGTCGQRCTSTRRLIVQDSVYEEVRQKLLNAYHSLRGRIGNPLETETLIGPLIDQMAVSLMQKTLHEVQAEGGTVLFGGEALEGNYVVPALVEVENHYPSVQHETFAPILYLIRYKTIEEALAIQNGVPQGLSSAIFTNHLRESEYFLSAQGSDCGIANVNIGTSGAEIGGAFGGEKETGGGRESGSDAWKAYMRRQTNTINYSTALPLAQGIKFDL; encoded by the coding sequence ATGGTTTCCCCTTTTAATCTATTACCTACGATGAACATTCAAGACATTCTACGTACGCTTCAATTATCGGGCCAAAATCCTTGTGTTTTGACAGGCCGTAACGTTTATTCTGCTGAATCAGGCCCGTACAAAACGATTTTCTCTCCGATTGATGGCACCGAGTTGGGTGCTGTGCAGATGGCCGATGATGCCGGATACGAACGTGCCATTCAAGCTGCTCAAGCCGCATTTGATGTCTGGCGCAAAGTCCCTGCCCCGAAACGAGGGGAAATTGTTCGTCAGATCGGGGATGCCCTCCGCACGAAAAAGGAAGCACTTGGTGCATTGGTAACGCTCGAAATGGGAAAGATTTACCAAGAAGGCTTGGGTGAAGTGCAGGAAATGATTGATATTTGTGACTTTGCCGTTGGGCTTTCGCGCCAACTCTATGGCCTTACAATGCACTCGGAGCGGCCAGACCACCGCATGTATGAACAGTGGCACCCATTAGGTACGGTAGGAATTATCTCAGCTTTCAACTTCCCAGTGGCCGTTTGGTCTTGGAATGCCATGATTGCTGCCGTTTGTGGAAATGTGAGTATTTGGAAGCCCAGCGAGAAAACACCCCTCACAGCCATCGCCTGTATGAACATCATTCATGATGTGTTAAAGGAAAATGACTTGCCAGAAGGGGTGTTTAGCGTGGTGGTGGGAGATGCACAAATCGGACAAAAAATGGCCTCGGATGTTCGTATTCCTCTGGTCTCCGCTACGGGTTCCACCCGAATGGGCAAGGCCGTAGCAGAAACCGTAGCTCGGCGCTTGGGCCGATCGCTGCTGGAATTGGGCGGAAACAATGCCATTATTATTTCTGAACATGCAGATTTGAACTTAGCCATTCCCGCTACACTTTTTGGCGCTGTTGGCACTTGTGGCCAGCGGTGTACCTCGACGAGGCGATTAATTGTGCAAGACTCGGTCTATGAAGAGGTAAGGCAAAAACTTTTGAATGCGTACCATTCACTCCGTGGGCGGATTGGAAACCCCTTAGAGACCGAAACCCTGATTGGGCCATTAATTGATCAGATGGCCGTAAGCCTGATGCAAAAAACATTGCATGAAGTACAAGCTGAGGGGGGAACGGTCTTATTTGGTGGCGAAGCGTTGGAAGGCAATTATGTGGTTCCCGCACTGGTAGAGGTGGAAAACCACTACCCAAGTGTGCAGCACGAGACATTTGCCCCCATTTTGTATTTGATACGTTACAAAACCATCGAAGAAGCGCTGGCGATTCAGAATGGCGTACCTCAAGGTTTGTCTTCTGCCATCTTTACCAACCATTTGCGGGAAAGTGAATATTTCTTGTCCGCTCAAGGGTCGGATTGTGGTATTGCCAATGTGAATATCGGAACCTCTGGTGCCGAGATCGGTGGCGCCTTTGGTGGCGAAAAGGAAACAGGTGGTGGCCGTGAATCAGGATCGGATGCGTGGAAAGCCTATATGCGACGCCAAACCAATACCATCAATTACTCTACAGCCCTTCCTTTGGCGCAAGGCATAAAATTCGATTTGTAA
- a CDS encoding FAD-binding oxidoreductase translates to MDEAPLTMLQQKVSGWGRFPQTWSPVLQPLDISEVQAFLRNRREKATPIGLRRSYADAALPHESVGIDLTRLRKIIHFDRHAGLISVEAGLSIGDLLRFIVPKGFFIPVTPGTRFVTLGGAVAHDVHGKNHQVSGSISRFVSALTLMRSDGEELRLTPGMPLFAATVAGLGLTGIITVVELQLLPIETAYIVQKRIKAPSLQSLMMAFEGDAASWPFSVAWVDCLAKGAALGRGHLILGRPALLDELPTSLRANPLRVHEDSPWKMPLDAPSVLLHPQPMRWFNKAFFHHQLSSIKEAVVHYHPFFYPLDTINGWNKLYGKRGFVQFQCVIPYQEAYFVLKKLISMGAESGRPSFLSVLKKMGTEDLGLLSFGTPGWTLTMDFPMGTETPRLLTKLEKVVSEAGGRLYLSKDAFLTAEMFRKMYPKTFEWQQIKANADPENRFTSELASRLALIP, encoded by the coding sequence ATGGACGAAGCCCCCTTAACGATGCTCCAACAAAAGGTGTCGGGTTGGGGGCGGTTCCCCCAAACGTGGTCTCCGGTTTTGCAGCCTTTGGATATATCAGAAGTCCAGGCATTTTTAAGAAATCGTCGCGAGAAGGCAACACCCATTGGGCTACGCCGGAGTTATGCAGATGCGGCATTGCCCCATGAAAGCGTCGGCATAGATCTTACCCGCCTGCGCAAAATCATTCATTTTGATAGACATGCAGGCTTAATCTCTGTAGAAGCAGGACTTTCAATCGGGGATTTGTTACGGTTTATTGTCCCTAAAGGCTTTTTTATTCCTGTAACGCCAGGTACCCGTTTTGTCACGTTAGGCGGTGCTGTTGCACACGATGTACACGGCAAAAACCACCAGGTCTCCGGCTCCATTTCGCGTTTTGTGAGCGCCCTAACCCTCATGCGTTCAGATGGAGAGGAGCTGCGTCTTACGCCGGGTATGCCCCTTTTTGCGGCTACGGTGGCCGGATTAGGTCTAACGGGTATCATAACCGTTGTCGAATTACAACTTCTCCCCATCGAGACTGCCTACATTGTTCAAAAACGTATTAAAGCACCCAGCCTTCAATCACTGATGATGGCTTTTGAAGGAGATGCGGCTTCATGGCCGTTTTCGGTGGCATGGGTGGATTGTTTGGCAAAGGGCGCTGCTTTGGGGAGAGGGCACTTGATTTTGGGGCGACCTGCTCTTTTAGATGAATTACCCACATCGCTAAGGGCGAATCCACTACGTGTTCATGAAGATTCGCCTTGGAAAATGCCCTTGGATGCTCCTTCTGTTTTGCTTCACCCTCAGCCTATGCGCTGGTTCAATAAGGCATTTTTTCATCATCAGCTAAGTTCGATAAAGGAAGCCGTGGTGCACTACCACCCCTTTTTCTATCCATTGGATACTATTAATGGATGGAATAAGCTGTATGGAAAACGTGGATTTGTGCAGTTTCAATGTGTCATCCCCTACCAGGAGGCTTATTTTGTATTAAAGAAACTGATTTCTATGGGGGCAGAGAGTGGCCGCCCGTCTTTCTTATCAGTACTTAAAAAAATGGGCACCGAAGACTTGGGATTGCTTTCCTTTGGGACGCCGGGGTGGACACTCACGATGGATTTTCCTATGGGCACCGAAACGCCTCGTTTATTGACTAAATTGGAAAAAGTGGTTAGTGAGGCCGGAGGACGGCTTTACCTATCGAAAGACGCCTTCTTGACTGCCGAAATGTTCCGGAAAATGTATCCCA